Proteins from one Leptonema illini DSM 21528 genomic window:
- a CDS encoding DUF1564 family protein produces the protein MNKQTRLDQEPYYRSRSTLLIPEALFKRYFWRSPYIKIGHWALASYFASLMEDPQLEYKISFLEETGKWKKQYQEEGQNMVRVNFYPDDRDWGKLAAISNATGYSRCYIFVFLMLIAMGVISLEDGGTQPSFKTGHWNPVVICYICVDAATRKLTRILKT, from the coding sequence ATGAACAAACAGACTCGCCTGGACCAGGAGCCCTATTACCGGTCTCGCTCCACGTTGCTTATTCCCGAGGCCCTTTTCAAGCGATACTTCTGGCGAAGCCCTTACATAAAAATAGGGCATTGGGCCCTTGCTTCTTATTTCGCCAGCCTTATGGAAGATCCCCAGCTTGAATACAAGATCAGCTTTCTTGAGGAAACAGGAAAGTGGAAGAAGCAGTATCAGGAAGAGGGGCAAAATATGGTGCGCGTGAACTTTTATCCTGATGACAGGGATTGGGGGAAGTTGGCTGCAATTTCGAATGCTACCGGGTATTCCCGTTGCTATATTTTTGTTTTCCTGATGCTGATCGCTATGGGAGTGATATCTCTTGAGGATGGAGGAACTCAGCCATCTTTCAAGACGGGTCACTGGAATCCCGTGGTGATTTGCTATATTTGCGTGGATGCAGCCACCAGAAAACTCACAAGAATCCTGAAAACATAG
- a CDS encoding LA_0442/LA_0875 N-terminal domain-containing protein — protein sequence MQRGPLKLKARTVIFQFSIILLLSTAPASAETLYLENGQVLRGIVVGQDRETVRFRTSNGLLTIPKTQIRRMTFDRYDPGDTEAEKEARRKSEEERRKIVEELNRELDRRREGLDKKIEEEDDRKQEERAFFQNEFLQEKERRKKEGFQRSLILPGWGQYHKNQPDRGKIYMGSFLTLLGTVLLADYVYKQSYAGYSKENNNYALFLYQRHNPIFAYSYYKKAVAERDRANQSAAIRTGALLGLGLVYVISAADARYTDPELDWLTQSPLPPQQFQIAFRYAFE from the coding sequence ATGCAACGCGGCCCTTTAAAGTTGAAAGCAAGGACAGTAATCTTCCAATTCAGCATAATTCTGTTATTGAGCACTGCGCCGGCTTCGGCCGAAACGCTGTATCTGGAAAACGGACAGGTACTGCGCGGTATCGTCGTCGGCCAGGACCGTGAAACGGTTCGCTTTCGCACATCAAACGGTCTTCTTACCATCCCCAAAACGCAAATCCGACGTATGACGTTCGATCGCTATGATCCCGGCGATACAGAGGCCGAGAAAGAGGCCCGACGTAAAAGCGAAGAAGAGAGACGCAAGATCGTCGAAGAACTCAACCGCGAGCTTGACCGAAGACGGGAGGGCCTCGATAAAAAAATAGAAGAAGAAGATGATCGCAAACAGGAAGAACGGGCCTTCTTTCAGAATGAGTTCTTACAGGAGAAGGAGCGCAGAAAGAAAGAAGGATTCCAGCGCAGCCTGATCCTTCCTGGTTGGGGCCAGTATCATAAGAATCAACCCGATCGCGGCAAGATTTACATGGGTAGCTTCCTCACCCTGCTTGGCACGGTACTTCTCGCCGACTATGTTTACAAGCAATCCTATGCCGGCTACAGCAAGGAAAACAACAACTACGCCCTTTTCCTTTATCAGCGCCATAATCCGATCTTTGCATACTCTTATTATAAAAAGGCCGTAGCCGAACGGGACAGAGCGAATCAGAGTGCGGCGATAAGAACGGGAGCTCTGTTAGGGCTCGGCCTCGTTTACGTTATCAGCGCCGCAGACGCCCGCTACACGGACCCTGAACTCGATTGGCTAACGCAGAGCCCGTTACCTCCGCAGCAGTTTCAGATCGCCTTCCGGTATGCCTTTGAGTGA
- a CDS encoding transglycosylase domain-containing protein, with the protein MSKRFRYTCKGCGKGFQLEIDTSSYTVHSAICPFCARKAMFDNRSGALDRSSYGSGARSQAGGFSRTDRSSIPLRKTSDIGRSQSRRFSMPSFSLPSFRSFSLPSFSLSSRRGDRSRLLVLGGFIALIGALLYGSVVVVQLALFDPDPYISGMGSRSPDRIYDRNGQLISELFSLKTGNLKFEDIPKPMIDVLLFVEDEDFYSHGAIDFTATLRAVFINVTNAGFVQGASTITQQLSRILLDDREKTLTRKLKEASLAYALEARYAKNDILTGYFNNVYLGHGAYGFQTAADFYFRKTLVELNFTERLALASLPSAPERFSPLRNPEMLIRKMDHIYARMVEDGFPVPAQSEYESQKLSSLMHLNRSPTETVFGTRTDHGPYVTEYIRGKLREILGDEAESQSGLRIETTIDIDLQKSAVKHSREFLAEIRKQHPYRRPEQNDESVLKERIRREYLLMALGGAVLGLPVPRTGNKRLETASIGLDPATGEILFMQGGSEFFPENQLNRSIQMRRQTGSAIKPIIYSAGAESGKVSPATPLEDSPLFFSGVKTADGKDFWLPDNIDEDYEGIIPARIAMAKSRNIPAIRAAMMIGLDRVGEQFHKFFFHSDEAFAKRFRAEQGVAIGILEMSPLEMASAFSAFANNGVIKRPFLIRRIVSPTGKVLFDGTGKDEFRMQMPAEVKAIDGDAAEVVASMMQDSAKYGGTGRGGFNSPLLLGKTGTTNKHRDAWFVGVLPHLSAAVWVGFDNHIVSMNKGTGAGVAGPLFGRIVSGSGKGSELAKGGYAFDPRARSVTVCADTGLLPNGFCPRKKSDLFAAAGVPDKTCDKHGRDTVENPSIPELPTKSDFD; encoded by the coding sequence GTGAGCAAGCGTTTTCGATACACGTGCAAGGGCTGCGGAAAAGGATTCCAGCTTGAGATTGATACCTCCTCCTATACGGTTCATTCTGCAATCTGCCCGTTCTGTGCACGCAAGGCCATGTTCGACAATCGGAGTGGCGCGCTGGATCGCTCCAGCTATGGCTCCGGTGCCCGTTCTCAGGCGGGCGGCTTCTCGCGAACGGATCGCAGCTCCATTCCCCTGCGCAAGACATCGGACATTGGACGCAGCCAGAGCCGTCGCTTCTCTATGCCCTCGTTTTCGCTTCCGTCGTTTCGTTCGTTCTCGCTGCCTTCTTTTTCGCTTTCTTCGCGCCGGGGCGATCGCTCGCGCCTTCTCGTTCTCGGGGGCTTTATTGCCCTGATCGGCGCGCTTCTCTATGGCTCGGTTGTCGTCGTCCAGCTTGCTCTTTTTGATCCGGATCCTTACATCTCGGGCATGGGCTCTCGATCGCCTGATCGCATCTACGATCGCAACGGGCAGCTCATCTCAGAGCTTTTTTCGTTGAAAACCGGCAATCTGAAGTTTGAAGATATTCCGAAGCCGATGATCGATGTTCTGCTTTTCGTCGAAGACGAAGACTTCTATTCTCACGGCGCCATCGACTTCACAGCTACGCTGCGTGCCGTTTTCATTAACGTAACGAATGCCGGATTCGTACAGGGCGCTTCGACGATCACGCAGCAGCTCTCGCGCATTCTGCTGGATGATCGCGAGAAAACGCTCACGCGAAAACTGAAAGAAGCATCGCTTGCCTATGCTCTTGAAGCCCGTTATGCGAAGAATGACATTCTGACTGGCTACTTTAATAACGTTTATCTCGGGCACGGGGCTTACGGTTTCCAGACGGCTGCGGATTTCTACTTCAGAAAAACGTTAGTCGAGCTCAATTTCACCGAACGCCTCGCTCTTGCTTCTCTGCCTTCGGCGCCTGAACGCTTCTCGCCGCTTCGCAATCCTGAGATGCTCATCCGAAAGATGGATCATATCTATGCGCGCATGGTTGAAGACGGGTTCCCCGTGCCTGCACAATCCGAATATGAATCGCAGAAGCTATCGTCGCTCATGCATTTAAATCGCAGCCCGACCGAAACCGTCTTCGGAACGCGCACTGATCATGGTCCCTACGTTACCGAATACATCCGGGGCAAGCTGCGTGAGATTCTCGGAGATGAAGCCGAATCGCAATCTGGCCTGCGTATCGAGACGACGATCGATATCGACTTGCAGAAGTCGGCTGTGAAGCATTCGCGAGAGTTTCTTGCCGAGATACGCAAGCAACATCCATACAGGCGGCCCGAACAGAACGACGAGTCGGTTTTGAAAGAACGCATCCGCCGTGAGTATCTTCTAATGGCTTTAGGAGGAGCGGTGCTCGGCCTTCCCGTTCCGCGTACCGGCAACAAGCGCCTGGAGACTGCATCGATCGGGCTTGATCCGGCGACGGGCGAGATTCTCTTCATGCAGGGCGGATCGGAATTTTTTCCCGAAAACCAGCTCAACCGCTCCATTCAGATGCGCCGTCAGACGGGGTCGGCCATCAAGCCTATCATATATTCGGCCGGCGCCGAATCGGGTAAGGTTAGCCCCGCCACTCCACTTGAAGACAGCCCGCTCTTCTTCTCAGGAGTGAAAACGGCCGACGGAAAGGATTTCTGGTTACCCGACAACATCGATGAAGACTATGAAGGCATTATTCCAGCCCGCATTGCTATGGCAAAGTCACGCAACATTCCGGCAATTCGGGCAGCGATGATGATCGGTCTCGATCGAGTGGGCGAGCAGTTTCACAAGTTCTTCTTTCATAGCGACGAAGCGTTCGCAAAACGCTTCCGCGCAGAACAAGGCGTCGCCATTGGCATTCTTGAGATGAGTCCTCTTGAGATGGCATCGGCCTTCTCGGCTTTTGCGAATAACGGCGTTATCAAGCGTCCGTTTCTGATCCGGCGCATCGTCAGTCCGACGGGCAAGGTGCTTTTCGACGGCACCGGCAAAGACGAATTCCGCATGCAGATGCCGGCCGAGGTAAAGGCCATCGATGGCGATGCCGCCGAGGTCGTGGCGTCGATGATGCAGGACTCGGCAAAGTACGGCGGTACCGGCCGCGGCGGATTTAACTCTCCGCTTTTGCTCGGCAAAACAGGTACGACGAACAAGCACCGTGACGCATGGTTTGTCGGCGTGCTTCCCCATCTTTCAGCCGCCGTCTGGGTTGGATTCGACAATCATATCGTGTCGATGAACAAAGGAACGGGAGCCGGAGTGGCCGGTCCACTTTTCGGTCGCATCGTATCTGGCTCGGGAAAGGGATCGGAACTTGCAAAAGGTGGTTATGCATTCGATCCGCGGGCGCGCTCTGTTACCGTCTGCGCCGATACGGGCCTTCTGCCGAACGGTTTCTGCCCGCGCAAAAAGTCTGATCTCTTTGCGGCAGCCGGCGTGCCCGATAAAACATGCGATAAGCATGGCCGCGATACGGTAGAGAATCCGTCCATTCCCGAGCTGCCGACAAAATCGGATTTCGATTAA
- a CDS encoding transcriptional coactivator p15/PC4 family protein — translation MSFQRDLKKTDTEIIRLEITEFRGEQYLNIRVWYLDKDGEWKPTKKGVAIRPSLFPDFKKFVLEAEQELKI, via the coding sequence ATGTCATTTCAAAGAGACCTGAAGAAAACCGACACCGAGATCATCCGACTCGAAATCACGGAGTTCCGCGGAGAGCAGTATCTGAATATCAGAGTATGGTATCTGGACAAAGACGGCGAATGGAAACCGACCAAGAAGGGCGTGGCCATACGACCGTCGCTTTTTCCCGATTTCAAGAAGTTCGTTCTTGAAGCAGAACAGGAATTGAAGATCTAA
- the purD gene encoding phosphoribosylamine--glycine ligase, whose amino-acid sequence MKILILGSGGREHALYAALKKSKSVEQVLVLPGNGGIPESDRIRHMTAPYANGFKALQEFVQSEQFDLVVVGPEQPLVDGVTDALENTCAVFGPKKAAAQIEGSKGWARAFMERHGLPSARYAEFSDFDAALPGLDSFGPPYVIKADGLAAGKGVTVTSDREHAVQALKEALVEGVFGSSGAKVLLEEFLPGREASVFAICDGEKALAFQPARDYKRVFDNNEGPNTGGMGAVTPVEYVTEAVMQQIQSEVLDRAVQGFKKDGTPYRGLLYAGLMIHEGKARLVEFNCRFGDPETQALLPLLEDDIAQLFFQAATGHLKESSLRFRNAVGMTVVLAAGGYPGDYDKGIDLSGLEEPFVDGVQCFHAGTERNGALRSTGGRIANITGTGVSIEDARNRIYSQLKSRSIAGTFFRSDIGL is encoded by the coding sequence ATGAAGATTCTTATACTCGGTTCGGGCGGCAGAGAGCATGCACTCTATGCGGCATTGAAAAAATCTAAGTCGGTGGAACAGGTTCTTGTGCTTCCCGGCAATGGAGGCATTCCCGAATCCGATAGAATCAGGCATATGACGGCGCCTTACGCAAACGGCTTCAAGGCGCTTCAAGAGTTCGTTCAGAGCGAGCAATTCGACCTGGTCGTAGTCGGGCCAGAACAACCTCTCGTCGACGGTGTAACCGATGCTCTGGAAAACACCTGCGCTGTCTTCGGTCCGAAGAAAGCGGCCGCTCAAATTGAGGGATCCAAAGGATGGGCGCGAGCCTTCATGGAGCGCCACGGGCTTCCCTCGGCGCGTTATGCGGAATTCAGCGATTTCGATGCGGCTCTTCCAGGCCTTGATTCTTTTGGCCCGCCCTATGTGATCAAGGCAGACGGACTTGCCGCGGGCAAAGGAGTGACCGTCACCTCTGATCGAGAGCATGCCGTTCAGGCGTTGAAAGAAGCTCTTGTAGAAGGCGTCTTCGGCTCGTCGGGCGCGAAAGTTCTCTTAGAAGAGTTCCTGCCCGGACGCGAGGCCTCCGTATTCGCTATCTGTGACGGCGAGAAGGCTCTTGCCTTTCAGCCCGCTCGCGACTACAAGCGCGTCTTTGATAATAACGAAGGTCCGAATACGGGCGGTATGGGCGCCGTTACTCCCGTTGAATACGTAACCGAAGCGGTTATGCAGCAGATTCAATCCGAAGTGCTGGATCGCGCCGTTCAGGGATTCAAGAAGGATGGCACGCCGTATCGCGGCCTGCTCTACGCCGGACTCATGATACATGAAGGCAAGGCTCGCCTCGTCGAGTTCAACTGTCGTTTCGGAGACCCCGAAACACAGGCACTTCTTCCTTTACTCGAAGACGATATTGCGCAGCTCTTTTTCCAGGCAGCGACGGGACATCTGAAAGAATCCTCTTTGCGCTTTCGGAATGCGGTCGGAATGACCGTCGTGCTGGCCGCCGGGGGTTATCCAGGAGACTACGATAAAGGAATAGATCTTTCGGGGCTGGAAGAGCCCTTCGTCGACGGCGTGCAGTGCTTTCATGCGGGAACGGAGCGAAACGGCGCTCTACGCAGCACAGGCGGCCGGATCGCAAACATTACGGGAACCGGAGTATCGATCGAAGATGCGCGAAATCGTATTTATTCACAACTGAAAAGCCGATCCATTGCCGGAACTTTTTTCCGTTCCGACATCGGACTGTAG
- a CDS encoding amidohydrolase family protein, with translation MPEPTRRGLKRSLTAILIISWIALFLWAFPSVRVGVRFAVLNALGFGAALAGKDVPEEIALSEFKPVSVMVPVSETIPQQPRYPVVEFHGHIFPTYTGDLDADLAQCRTALFVNLALRTTTSDGYAKLQQGRPQKTIVHFPGWNYARLKEVNDASGVAQMASDLEALAKAGIKGVKLWKNLGLGQKKPDGTFYAIDDPIFEPLWDVAARYDLIIAIHTADPPAFFGKADGTNERFEELSHHPEWSFVKGPTFDEVLAQRDRLFERRRDVRFVALHFGELAHDLKRAAALLDRHPNVWVDTAQRIDELGRQPKAARAFFIKYQDRILYGTDGLPDYEKVRIYWRFFETDDEYFDYYPPHKARKGLWKISGIALPDDVLRKLYYLNALRLIGVSEAEFLRNDPLQRK, from the coding sequence ATGCCAGAGCCAACCCGACGCGGCTTGAAACGCAGCCTCACCGCAATACTGATAATCAGCTGGATCGCCCTTTTCCTCTGGGCCTTTCCATCCGTTCGGGTCGGAGTTCGTTTCGCCGTGTTAAACGCCCTGGGCTTTGGCGCCGCCCTCGCCGGAAAGGACGTACCCGAAGAGATCGCCCTCAGTGAATTCAAGCCTGTCAGCGTGATGGTGCCTGTCAGCGAAACAATACCGCAACAGCCGCGTTATCCGGTCGTTGAGTTTCACGGACATATCTTCCCGACTTATACCGGCGACCTTGACGCCGATCTTGCTCAATGCCGTACTGCGCTCTTTGTGAACCTTGCCCTGCGCACGACCACGTCCGATGGATATGCAAAACTGCAGCAGGGACGACCGCAAAAAACGATCGTACACTTTCCAGGATGGAACTACGCTCGCCTTAAAGAAGTGAATGACGCAAGCGGTGTGGCGCAGATGGCATCTGACCTTGAAGCCCTGGCAAAGGCCGGCATCAAAGGCGTCAAACTCTGGAAAAACCTCGGCCTCGGCCAGAAAAAGCCCGACGGCACGTTCTATGCTATCGATGATCCCATCTTCGAGCCGCTGTGGGATGTGGCCGCAAGATACGATCTGATCATCGCTATTCACACGGCCGATCCACCGGCTTTTTTTGGAAAGGCAGACGGGACTAACGAGCGGTTTGAAGAGCTCTCGCATCATCCTGAATGGTCCTTCGTGAAAGGACCGACCTTTGATGAAGTACTCGCACAGCGAGACCGACTATTCGAAAGGAGGCGCGACGTGCGCTTTGTGGCCCTGCATTTCGGAGAGCTGGCGCACGACCTCAAGCGTGCAGCGGCGCTTCTCGATCGGCATCCGAATGTGTGGGTCGACACGGCGCAGCGCATCGACGAGCTCGGTCGACAACCGAAAGCGGCGAGAGCGTTCTTCATCAAGTATCAGGATCGCATTCTCTACGGAACCGATGGTTTACCCGACTATGAAAAGGTTCGCATCTACTGGCGCTTCTTTGAGACGGACGATGAATACTTCGATTACTATCCGCCTCATAAAGCCCGCAAGGGATTATGGAAGATAAGCGGCATAGCGCTTCCCGACGACGTGCTTCGCAAGCTCTACTATCTCAATGCATTGAGACTCATCGGCGTATCAGAGGCCGAATTTCTCAGGAATGATCCGCTGCAACGGAAGTAA
- a CDS encoding DMT family transporter — MYLQIIVLALIWGVNWVFMKAGMAYFPPILFSALRFLSAGAVLLIISRWRGVTAPTGDEWRPILFTGLVQIAFTNAVLQNALLVIDAGLASVLFYTMPLWLSILAHFLLPDDRLSPLKISALLLGVVGLTILLKLNPDTLLQLWQRPGTLSELLVLVASVAWALCNIVMKRVSGRINALRFTTYQMITGGLLLLAYSALTEPFQLPPALAYQGWATVAFSGIVASALAFLMWFRLLRAIPASTAGISLLLVPVVGVFSGVLLLGETVDLAMITGMALILISIGLVNVSGRRGRGAV; from the coding sequence GTGTACCTGCAGATCATCGTTCTTGCTCTGATATGGGGCGTGAACTGGGTGTTTATGAAGGCCGGCATGGCCTACTTTCCTCCCATCCTCTTTTCTGCGTTGCGCTTTCTCAGCGCCGGTGCCGTTCTGCTAATCATCAGTCGGTGGCGCGGCGTGACCGCTCCGACGGGCGACGAATGGAGACCGATCCTTTTCACAGGCCTTGTTCAGATCGCCTTCACGAATGCCGTGCTACAGAACGCCCTTCTTGTCATCGATGCCGGTCTCGCTTCCGTTCTTTTTTATACGATGCCTCTGTGGCTGAGCATACTGGCACATTTCCTTCTGCCCGACGATCGTCTCTCGCCGCTCAAAATCTCGGCGCTTCTGCTTGGTGTTGTCGGGCTCACGATACTGCTGAAGCTGAATCCCGATACGCTGCTGCAATTGTGGCAGCGGCCGGGAACGCTGTCAGAGCTGCTCGTTCTCGTCGCCTCCGTTGCATGGGCGCTCTGCAACATCGTTATGAAGCGCGTCTCAGGTCGGATCAATGCCCTGCGTTTCACGACCTACCAGATGATTACAGGCGGACTTTTGTTACTGGCGTATTCGGCGCTGACGGAGCCGTTTCAACTTCCCCCCGCCCTTGCTTATCAAGGCTGGGCAACGGTGGCCTTTTCGGGGATCGTTGCATCGGCGCTGGCCTTTTTGATGTGGTTCCGACTGTTAAGAGCAATTCCGGCATCGACCGCTGGCATTTCGCTTCTGCTTGTGCCTGTCGTAGGCGTGTTCTCGGGCGTATTGCTGCTTGGCGAAACGGTAGATCTTGCGATGATAACGGGCATGGCGCTGATACTGATCAGTATAGGCCTTGTAAACGTGTCGGGAAGGCGGGGCCGCGGAGCAGTGTAA
- a CDS encoding ankyrin repeat domain-containing protein, whose protein sequence is MRRLNFASSAFVLLCTALLTGCATPDIIVASATGDVDGIETALNEGVDINLKSSEDRTPLHWAASLAQNAAIEFLVKNGADIAARDENGRTALHLAAMKGHLKTVELLIKLGAPLEAVDKRGRTVLHLSAWLGRTEVVELLLNSKANTSITDNEGWSALHYAVWKGHTKVMAALLARKIPVDSIDKIGWTPLFLAVKADQLEAAEQLIKAGARPGLKAFDGNTPLTLAIDMDLPHMALLLRQSGAPAPPRESLYLACWTGDAGLFAASVSHAAAPVDSTSSLGATPLMWAAYRGHGTIVERLLKYGAQPAMRHSGQASALSEGAASGDAETLASLKSAVLAPDPVDRLYLAIAAGDVRGVNKALSDGAPVDHRGVYNTTPLHRAAFLGKDDVVSALIDEEADLKAKDRWGRTALHEAVRNRHAQTASLLLGEADLEKDATDRDGKTALFVAVEQDDLSTVNALLASQANPNIADRKGRTTIWFPLQRNRRDMLLALLRGGVSTAWRNEQGFTPLNWAILNGRGEFMQLLLESGAPLTLRDGFDRSPLMTAAVAGLTPVMQTLIDRGAPVNEGGRENYTALMIASQFGREASVRWLLEHGANPAMRHRSGRTALRFAKDAGHNAIVQILQDAGAPE, encoded by the coding sequence ATGAGACGTCTTAACTTCGCATCGTCCGCTTTCGTCCTGCTCTGCACCGCGCTGCTTACAGGTTGCGCAACGCCCGATATCATCGTTGCCTCAGCTACCGGCGACGTGGACGGAATAGAGACCGCCCTCAATGAAGGAGTCGATATCAACCTGAAAAGCAGCGAGGATCGCACGCCGCTTCACTGGGCAGCCTCTCTCGCCCAGAACGCTGCCATTGAATTCCTCGTCAAGAATGGCGCCGACATTGCCGCCCGTGACGAAAACGGCCGGACAGCTCTTCATCTCGCCGCAATGAAAGGACATCTGAAAACCGTCGAGCTGCTCATTAAACTCGGCGCCCCCCTCGAGGCCGTCGACAAACGCGGCAGGACGGTTCTTCACCTCTCTGCCTGGCTCGGCAGAACCGAAGTCGTCGAGCTGCTTCTTAATAGCAAGGCGAACACCAGTATCACGGATAACGAAGGCTGGAGCGCCCTTCACTATGCCGTATGGAAAGGACACACGAAAGTCATGGCCGCGCTGCTTGCTCGAAAGATCCCCGTCGACTCCATCGATAAGATCGGCTGGACTCCTCTCTTTCTCGCCGTTAAGGCCGACCAGCTGGAGGCGGCCGAACAGCTTATAAAAGCCGGAGCGCGGCCAGGACTCAAGGCCTTCGACGGGAATACTCCGTTAACCCTGGCCATCGATATGGATCTTCCTCACATGGCTCTTCTGTTGAGGCAATCCGGAGCGCCGGCGCCTCCACGCGAAAGCCTCTATCTTGCCTGCTGGACGGGCGATGCCGGGCTCTTTGCGGCCTCCGTTTCGCATGCGGCCGCTCCCGTCGACAGTACGTCATCACTCGGGGCCACTCCGCTTATGTGGGCCGCCTATCGCGGGCACGGTACGATCGTAGAACGGCTATTGAAATACGGAGCACAGCCGGCGATGCGACATTCCGGCCAGGCGTCGGCCCTTTCAGAGGGGGCGGCCAGCGGCGACGCAGAAACGTTAGCCTCTCTGAAATCCGCCGTTCTTGCTCCCGACCCTGTTGACCGCCTCTATCTTGCGATCGCGGCCGGCGACGTGCGCGGTGTGAACAAAGCGCTTTCGGACGGCGCCCCCGTCGATCATCGCGGAGTGTATAATACTACGCCGCTGCACAGAGCTGCCTTTCTCGGCAAGGACGATGTGGTCTCTGCTCTTATCGACGAAGAGGCCGATCTCAAAGCGAAAGATCGGTGGGGTCGAACCGCGCTGCATGAAGCCGTCAGGAATCGACATGCTCAGACGGCCTCTCTTCTTCTCGGTGAAGCCGATCTGGAAAAGGACGCCACCGATCGCGACGGTAAGACGGCCCTTTTTGTCGCCGTCGAGCAGGATGATTTATCCACCGTGAACGCCCTTCTTGCGTCGCAGGCTAACCCGAATATCGCCGACCGCAAAGGAAGGACGACGATCTGGTTTCCGCTACAGCGCAACCGCCGCGACATGCTGCTCGCGCTTCTTCGCGGCGGGGTTTCGACGGCATGGCGCAACGAACAGGGCTTCACTCCGCTGAACTGGGCCATCCTCAACGGACGCGGCGAATTCATGCAGCTGCTGCTGGAATCGGGAGCTCCGCTGACGCTGCGTGACGGCTTTGATCGCTCGCCCCTCATGACGGCCGCCGTAGCCGGTCTGACTCCCGTCATGCAAACGCTTATCGACAGAGGCGCTCCTGTAAACGAAGGCGGTCGCGAAAACTACACCGCCCTTATGATAGCATCGCAGTTCGGTCGTGAAGCATCCGTGCGCTGGCTGCTCGAACACGGAGCCAATCCGGCGATGCGGCATCGATCAGGCAGGACGGCGCTGAGATTTGCGAAAGATGCGGGGCATAACGCCATCGTGCAGATCCTTCAAGACGCCGGAGCACCGGAATAA